Proteins from a single region of Pseudomonas fulva:
- a CDS encoding type II toxin-antitoxin system Phd/YefM family antitoxin, translating to MQILTASEARTNLYRLMDQSAESHQPIMISGKRTNSVLVSAEDWEAIQETLYLLSVPGMRESIKEGMEEPVENCAKELDW from the coding sequence ATGCAAATACTTACCGCCAGCGAAGCACGCACCAACCTATATCGTCTGATGGATCAATCCGCCGAATCCCATCAGCCGATTATGATCTCGGGCAAGCGCACCAACTCCGTCCTGGTCTCGGCCGAGGACTGGGAAGCCATCCAGGAAACGCTGTACCTGTTGTCCGTTCCAGGCATGCGCGAATCCATCAAAGAAGGCATGGAAGAGCCGGTAGAGAACTGCGCTAAGGAACTGGACTGGTGA